A portion of the Zootoca vivipara chromosome 6, rZooViv1.1, whole genome shotgun sequence genome contains these proteins:
- the LOC132591107 gene encoding solute carrier family 2, facilitated glucose transporter member 5-like isoform X2 yields the protein MIPLYVGELAPVSLRGAFTIMYILFFTVGILLAQILSNPNILGNKKHLPVMLGLTGIVAFFNIPLLFLCPDSPRYLLIQKNNEEKARRALRMLRNKVDVENEIEELQKEAKYEIHEKSMTIYSLLKNHSLRRQVITVVILLGGQQFSGIIGCYFYLEKIYRSLLSEESHIFYMNLSVTSWLLVVASIMICLVDYVGRRFLLLLGFLICSVACVLLTLTLELQIMESRVIYLSAVFIIAMLTGYMLGPAIITYLVTLEIFLQSSRATAFTLGGIVNWVTRCIAAVIILRLEPLTGPYNLLILWPLCMVTFIYISAVVPETAGMTFLEIRQSMEFQANEDKEQRDRESDS from the exons ATGATCCCGTTATATGTTGGCGAACTCGCCCCCGTAAGCCTGAGGGGGGCCTTCACGATTATGTACATACTGTTCTTCACCGTGGGTATCCTCTTGGCTCAGATCCTCAGCAATCCCAACATCCTTGGGAACAAGAAAC ATCTGCCAGTGATGCTGGGCCTGACCGGGATAGTTGCTTTCTTCAACATCCCGCTCCTGTTCCTGTGCCCTGACAGTCCTCGTTACCTGTTGATTCAGAAGAACAACGAAGAAAAAGCGAGGAGAG CCTTGAGAATGCTCAGGAACAAGGTTGACGTGGAAAATGAGATCGAGGAGCTCCAAAAGGAGGCGAAGTATGAGATACACGAAAAGAGCATGACGATATATTCGCTTCTAAAAAACCATAGTCTCCGTCGCCAAGTCATCACCGTCGTCATCTTGCTGGGGGGCCAGCAATTTTCCGGCATAATTGGG TGCTACTTCTACTTAGAGAAAATCTACAGGTCGCTTCTAAGCGAAGAGAGCCATATATTTTATATGAATTTGAGTGTGACGTCTTGGCTCTTGGTCGTGGCCTCCATAATG ATATGTTTAGTTGACTATGTGGGGCGGAGGTTTCTCCTACTTCTGGGATTTCTGATCTGTAGCGTTGCCTGTGTCCTGCTAACCTTGACCCTCGAACTTCAG ATCATGGAGTCACGGGTTATTTACTTAAGCGCTGTTTTCATCATTGCCATGCTCACTGGATACATGCTTGGGCCAG CTATAATCACCTACTTGGTCACTCTCGAGATCTTCCTCCAGTCATCGCGGGCCACAGCCTTCACGTTGGGCGGAATAGTGAACTGGGTCACCCGCTGTATTGCTGCGGTGATCATCCTTAGGCTAGAG CCGCTCACTGGGCCTTACAATCTCCTGATCCTTTGGCCTCTCTGCATGGTGACCTTTATTTATATTTCCGCGGTGGTTCCGGAAACTGCAGGCATGACCTTTCTTGAAATCCGCCAGTCCATGGAATTCCAAGCCAATGAGGATAAGGAACAGAGAGATAGAGAGTCAGATAGTTAG
- the LOC132591107 gene encoding solute carrier family 2, facilitated glucose transporter member 5-like isoform X1: MKHPLLYSALNLPAFSFVRCVLVLALGEGGGKCSPLPCLHSMLHFVNVPCRDLFTCLVFLDLPVMLGLTGIVAFFNIPLLFLCPDSPRYLLIQKNNEEKARRALRMLRNKVDVENEIEELQKEAKYEIHEKSMTIYSLLKNHSLRRQVITVVILLGGQQFSGIIGCYFYLEKIYRSLLSEESHIFYMNLSVTSWLLVVASIMICLVDYVGRRFLLLLGFLICSVACVLLTLTLELQIMESRVIYLSAVFIIAMLTGYMLGPAIITYLVTLEIFLQSSRATAFTLGGIVNWVTRCIAAVIILRLEPLTGPYNLLILWPLCMVTFIYISAVVPETAGMTFLEIRQSMEFQANEDKEQRDRESDS; this comes from the exons ATGAAGCATCCCCTTCTTtactctgccctgaatcttccagcattcagttttGTGAGATGTGTCTTGGTCCTAGCgttaggagagggggggggaaagtgctcccctctcccctgcctccaCTCTATGCTTCACTTTGTGAACGTACCTTGCCGCGACTTATTCACCTGTCTCGTTTTCTTAGATCTGCCAGTGATGCTGGGCCTGACCGGGATAGTTGCTTTCTTCAACATCCCGCTCCTGTTCCTGTGCCCTGACAGTCCTCGTTACCTGTTGATTCAGAAGAACAACGAAGAAAAAGCGAGGAGAG CCTTGAGAATGCTCAGGAACAAGGTTGACGTGGAAAATGAGATCGAGGAGCTCCAAAAGGAGGCGAAGTATGAGATACACGAAAAGAGCATGACGATATATTCGCTTCTAAAAAACCATAGTCTCCGTCGCCAAGTCATCACCGTCGTCATCTTGCTGGGGGGCCAGCAATTTTCCGGCATAATTGGG TGCTACTTCTACTTAGAGAAAATCTACAGGTCGCTTCTAAGCGAAGAGAGCCATATATTTTATATGAATTTGAGTGTGACGTCTTGGCTCTTGGTCGTGGCCTCCATAATG ATATGTTTAGTTGACTATGTGGGGCGGAGGTTTCTCCTACTTCTGGGATTTCTGATCTGTAGCGTTGCCTGTGTCCTGCTAACCTTGACCCTCGAACTTCAG ATCATGGAGTCACGGGTTATTTACTTAAGCGCTGTTTTCATCATTGCCATGCTCACTGGATACATGCTTGGGCCAG CTATAATCACCTACTTGGTCACTCTCGAGATCTTCCTCCAGTCATCGCGGGCCACAGCCTTCACGTTGGGCGGAATAGTGAACTGGGTCACCCGCTGTATTGCTGCGGTGATCATCCTTAGGCTAGAG CCGCTCACTGGGCCTTACAATCTCCTGATCCTTTGGCCTCTCTGCATGGTGACCTTTATTTATATTTCCGCGGTGGTTCCGGAAACTGCAGGCATGACCTTTCTTGAAATCCGCCAGTCCATGGAATTCCAAGCCAATGAGGATAAGGAACAGAGAGATAGAGAGTCAGATAGTTAG
- the LOC118086920 gene encoding solute carrier family 2, facilitated glucose transporter member 5 has translation MVGSLLVAPLADNCGRKRTLQVNNILAIISAVLMGCSRAMNSFEFIIFSRLVIGICAGISFSVVPMYLTEIAPENLRGAIAITGHFFIIFGSLMARIFGLDKLLGTQEGWPFLLSLTGVPALFQLIFLPFFPESPRYLLIQRHDEKAAREALVKLRGCDNVEDEIEELHEEDLSEELEKDMDIFTMYHFDDIWGHLVSAVVLMGGQQLTGINAASYYMEILYMSMGLEKKIVGYISITIYILLMFITLLVIRFADSSGHRNLLLSGLGICSITCVLLAMAIELQKTIWWMSYVSSSFVTLFLIGQSIGPDPVPVVIIAELFLQSSRSTAFMAGGCVHWFCKFVIGIVFLQTEVSGFG, from the exons ATGGTTGGGTCTCTTTTGGTGGCTCCCCTGGCAGATAACTGTGGCAG AAAACGTACTTTGCAGGTGAATAATATTTTGGCCATCATCTCTGCTGTTCTCATGGGCTGCTCCAGAGCAATGAACTCCTTTGAGTTCATCATCTTTTCACGTTTGGTTATTGGAATATGTGCAG GGATCTCCTTCAGCGTGGTTCCCATGTACCTCACAGAGATTGCCCCCGAGAACCTGCGAGGAGCCATAGCCATCACTGGCCATTTCTTTATCATCTTTGGTAGCCTGATGGCTCGCATATTTGGGCTTGACAAACTCCTAGGGACCCAAGAAG GGTGGCCGTTCCTGCTGAGCCTCACTGGGGTTCCGGCATTGTTTCAGCTCATCTTCCTGCCATTCTTCCCCGAAAGTCCTCGGTACCTCCTGATTCAGAGGCATGATGAAAAAGCAGCCAGAGAAG CCTTGGTGAAGCTAAGGGGCTGCGACAACGTGGAGGATGAAATTGAAGAGCTCCACGAGGAGGACCTCTCCGAGGAATTGGAAAAGGATATGGACATCTTTACGATGTATCACTTCGATGACATATGGGGCCACCTCGTCTCTGCCGTCGTCTTGATGGGCGGGCAGCAGCTCACCGGCATTAATGCG GCCAGCTATTATATGGAGATACTCTACATGTCTATGGGGTTAGAAAAGAAAATTGTCGGGTATATCAGCATAACGATATACATTTTGCTTATGTTCATAACTCTCCTGGTG ATCCGTTTTGCTGACTCTTCGGGGCACAGAAATCTCCTACTCAGTGGCTTGGGGATCTGCAGCATCACCTGCGTCCTCTTAGCCATGGCAATTGAATTACAG AAGACCATCTGGTGGATGTCATACGTCAGCTCATCTTTTGTTACCCTCTTCCTCATTGGACAGTCCATCGGGCCAG ATCCAGTTCCAGTGGTGATCATAGCAGAGCTGTTCCTTCAGTCATCCCGCTCCACTGCCTTCATGGCTGGGGGCTGTGTTCACTGGTTCTGCAAATTTGTTATCGGAATCGTGTTCCTTCAGACGGAGGTAAGTGGGTTTGGCTAA